Part of the Rhizobium rosettiformans genome is shown below.
TCATGCAGGCGGGCGAAGCCATCTACTTTGACAACTGCAGCGCTTGTCACACGTCGGATGGCTCAGGTGTACCCCGTTTCTTCGCCCCTTTGGCTGGCTCAGGCAAGGTCAATGATGACGATGCGACAACGGTCATTCGTGTCATTCTTGAAGGCGCACGTTCCGTCCCGACGAAATCCCGCCCTTCGCCACTTTCTATGCCGGCCTTCGATTGGAAGCTGACGGACGAACAAATCGCCGCCGTCGTCAGTTACATTCGCTCAAGCTGGGGAAATCAGGCAGGCGCTGTCACCGCAGACCAGGTGGCAGATCTGCGTGAAGCTCTCAAGGAATGAACATCACAACGGAGGAAACACAGATGCTACGTCAGATATTCTCTACGACCGTTGCAGTACTCGCATTAGGTGGTGCAGCCACTGCACAGGATGCCGCAACCGCCTCCGCAAGTTTCGTCAATGCGGACGGACAAGCAAACGGCAATGCAGAGCTCACTGGTATGGCCGCTGGCGGCGTTCTGATCAAGTTGGAGGTCACCGGCCTGCCCGCCAATCAATGGGTCGCCTTCCACGTCCATGAGACGGGAAGCTGCGACCATGAAACCAATCATGAATCTGCA
Proteins encoded:
- a CDS encoding superoxide dismutase family protein, yielding MLRQIFSTTVAVLALGGAATAQDAATASASFVNADGQANGNAELTGMAAGGVLIKLEVTGLPANQWVAFHVHETGSCDHETNHESAGGHFNPGSREHGYKSANGPHAGDMPNQYVGSDGALRAQIFNHMVSLDEGETGIKGRALMVHAKGDDYESQPSGDAGDRLACAVIE